One window from the genome of Pieris napi chromosome 12, ilPieNapi1.2, whole genome shotgun sequence encodes:
- the LOC125054762 gene encoding BTB/POZ domain-containing protein KCTD9 has product MTNRVFVYKNFSENGFVMALENSMDVFKNKVSCQFQIPVENLKLYLSNGCEIVDLHVLKDEEKIYLEYDEKYHKAMHSLPEKENRSVSDWIRLNIGGKHFMTTRSTLLAKEPLSMLARMFADVNNVYLMNPSAKDNTGAYLIDRSPEYFEPILNYLRHGQVILDTNVNPKGVLEEAIFYGLDSMIPQLNQLMEERKSRHDNHSLTRMDVVRLIITTPTTSELRFQGVNLAGADLSRLDLRYINFKYACLSKCNLSGANLSNCCLERADLSHANLEGAHLLGVKALCANMEGAILRGCNMEDPAGSRAVMEGVNLKGANLEGSNMAGVNLRVATLKNANLQNCDLRTAVLAGADLESCDLSGSDLHEANLRGANLKDAAFELMLTPLHMSQTIR; this is encoded by the exons ATGACAAACCGTGTTTTTGTGTACAAAAACTTCTCAGAAAATGGATTTGTTATGGCCTTGGAAAACTCTATGGATGTcttcaaaaataaagtttCATGTCAGTTCCAAATACCGGtggaaaacttaaagttatatttatctaATGGCTGTGAAATTGTTGACCTACATGTTCTTAAAGATGAGgaaaagatatatttagaATACGACGAGAAGTATCATAAAGCTATGCATTCCTTACCTGAAAAGGAAAACCGATCTGTGTCCGACTGGATTCGTTTGAATATCGGTGGAAAACATTTCATGACCACAAGATCTACACTGTTAGCAAAAGAACCTTTATCCATGTTAGCAAGAATGTTTGCTGatgttaataatgtttatttaatgaatcCCAGCGCTAAAGATAATACTGGGGCCTACCTTATCGACCGCAGTCCTGAATATTTTGAACCTATTCTAAATTATCTTCGTCACGGCCAAGTTATTCTTGACACAAATGTAAATCCCAAAGGTGTTCTTGAAGAGGCAATTTTCTATG gcTTGGATTCCATGATTCCACAGTTAAATCAATTAATGGAGGAAAGAAAGAGTCGCCATGACAACCACTCACTCACCAGAATGGATGTGGTCCGACTGATCATTACTACACCTACAACATCTGAACTACGATTTCAAGGTGTCAATCTTGCTGGTGCTGATCTGAGTAGACTGGATTTGAGATACATTAACtttaag TATGCTTGCTTATCTAAATGCAATTTAAGTGGAGCTAACTTATCTAACTGCTGTTTAGAGAGAGCAGATTTATCACATGCCAATTTGGAGGGTGCTCATCTATTAGGAGTAAAGGCACTTTGTGCTAATATGGAAG gaGCAATTTTAAGAGGTTGCAATATGGAAGACCCAGCTGGCTCTAGGGCAGTCATGGAAGGAGTCAATTTGAAAG GTGCAAACTTGGAAGGTAGCAACATGGCGGGCGTTAATTTACGTGTGGCAACACTGAAAAATGCCAACCTTCAGAATTGTGATCTAAGAACTGCAGTTTTGGCGGGAGCTGATTTAGAG TCTTGCGATCTCTCGGGCAGTGACTTACACGAAGCTAACCTGCGCGGTGCCAACTTGAAAGACGCAGCGTTTGAACTAATGCTGACACCTTTACACATGTCACAGACTATACGATAA
- the LOC125054396 gene encoding methenyltetrahydrofolate synthase domain-containing protein: protein MQNGEETVAATETVKPEEVTKQSYRVKVWRHLENNGLAMFPRPVYNRIPNFKGAQEAAVKLAELEVFKNANTVKVNPDKPQEPVRVLCLEQQKNLYVPVPRLQNGFMNRLVLPEGETGPAAIKKAVSRNGMETYGKPLSIEESVSLDLVVMGSVAVSKEGYRIGKGRGYGDLEFGLIMHMKAIKPNTLVVTTVHDCQVFDTLPQELFGPHDVPIDIIVTPTQVIETQRLSQRPVGILWHLLSNRRIQQMPVLAQLREIEMLAGRDCTLKEVDTDIEDRGGSRARRQRRRTRSHKSQSEGEGNTTEGEEKPKNRRTPRRRNSQRSAKENKENKDGDDVKEKPRRPRRPRPVIDFSVKISNISPSTRVRDLKQALIERGVKPQMMTWKGFRGFCYLHFYKTPQKGEGDNIQPPNMESIINALSQMCVAGTGDETSEKPRLLSVEPAPPRNIIRPVTPAVEQPPLEVH, encoded by the exons atgcAGAACGGTGAAGAAACAGTGGCAGCTACGGAAACAG tcAAGCCTGAAGAAGTCACGAAGCAATCTTACCGCGTCAAAGTATGGCGACACTTGGAGAACAATGGTCTGGCCATGTTCCCGCGGCCGGTATACAACCGCATACCAAATTTTAAGGGTGCTCAAGAAGCAGCAGTCAAGCTGGCAGAGCTGGAGGTGTTCAAGAATGCAAATACTGTCAAAGTCAACCCTGATAAGCCACAGGAACCCGTAAG AGTGCTATGCCTGGAGCAGCAAAAAAATCTCTACGTTCCGGTGCCTCGCCTGCAAAACGGTTTTATGAACCGTCTAGTATTGCCCGAGGGCGAGACTGGACCCGCGGCTATCAAAAAGGCAGTCTCCCGAAACGGCATGGAGACGTACGGAAAACCATTGT CCATTGAAGAATCCGTTTCGCTGGATCTCGTCGTAATGGGATCAGTCGCCGTCTCCAAAGAGGGATACCGCATTGGCAAAGGACGAG gtTACGGAGACCTGGAGTTCGGTCTAATAATGCACATGAAGGCTATCAAACCCAATACTCTTGTGGTCACCACAGTGCATGATTGTCAA GTGTTTGATACACTACCGCAGGAACTGTTTGGACCGCATGATGTGCCAATAGACATCATTGTCACACCCACACAG GTGATAGAGACACAGCGTCTCAGCCAGCGTCCAGTGGGCATTCTTTGGCACCTGCTCTCAAACAGACGCATCCAACAGATGCCTGTGCTTGCGCAGCTTCGTGAAATTGAGATGCT gGCGGGCCGTGATTGTACGCTGAAGGAAGTGGACACGGATATTGAAGACCGTGGCGGATCTCGTGCACGTAGACAGAGACGTCGTACTCGCTCACACAAGAGCCAGAGTGAGGGAGAG GGTAACACAACAGAAGGTGAAGAGAAGCCCAAAAACCGTCGTACACCGCGCAGGCGCAACAGTCAGAGGTCTGCCAAGGAGAATAAGGAGAACAAGGACGGAGATGACGTCAAGGAAAAGCCCAGGCGTCCGCGTAGACCGAGACCGGTCATTGATTTCTCTgttaag ATCTCGAATATCAGCCCGTCAACTCGAGTGCGTGACTTGAAGCAAGCACTCATAGAACGCGGTGTTAAACCACAGATGATGACTTGGAAA GGATTCCGCGGATTCTGTTACCTACACTTCTACAAAACACCCCAAAAG GGTGAAGGCGACAACATTCAACCGCCAAACATGGAGAGCATCATCAATGCGTTGTCCCAAATGTGCGTGGCGGGAACAGGAGACGAGACCAGCGAGAAGCCTCGTCTACTGAGCGTCGAACCGGCGCCTCCCAGGAATATTATCCGGCCTGTCACTCCCGCCGTTGAACAGCCGCCGTTAGAG GTACACTAA